One window of the Equus caballus isolate H_3958 breed thoroughbred chromosome 2, TB-T2T, whole genome shotgun sequence genome contains the following:
- the KDF1 gene encoding keratinocyte differentiation factor 1: protein MPRPGHPRPSSGPPRLGPWERPAELCLETYDEPSQPPPSRRTRRPDPKDPGHHGPESLTFISGSAEPAAEPPACCLLWRPWVWDWCRAAFCFRHCRGCLQRCGACVRGCSPCLSAGDSPEGAAEASWAKEHNGVPPSPDHAPPSRRDGQRLKTTMGSSFSYPDVKLKGIPVYRYRPATSPAPDVDSCCKEPLAEPPPMRHSLPSTLASSPRGSEEYYSFHESDLDLPEIGSGSMSSREIDVLIFKKLTELFSVHQIDELAKCTSDTVFLEKTSKISDLISSITQDYHLDEQDAEGRLVRGIIRISTRKSRTRPQTTEGRSTRAAASAAAAPDSGHETMVGSGLSQDELTVQISQETTADAIARKLRPYGAPGYPTSHDSSFQGTDTDSSGAPLLQVYC from the exons TCTGGGCCCCCACGCTTGGGACCCTGGGAGCGGCCAGCAGAACTGTGCCTGGAGACATATGATGAGCCATCCCAGCCTCCACCAAGCCGCCGCACCCGTAGGCCAGACCCTAAGGACCCTGGCCACCATGGGCCTGAGAGCCTTACCTTCATCTCTGGCTCTGCTGAGCCTGCTGCCGAGCCCCCAGCCTGCTGCCTGCTTTGGCGACCCTGGGTGTGGGACTGGTGCCGGGCCGCCTTTTGCTTCCGCCACTGCCGGGGTTGCCTCCAGCGCTGTGGAGCCTGTGTGCGGGGCTGCAGCCCCTGCTTGTCTGCTGGGGACTCCCCTGAGGGGGCTGCTGAAGCCAGCTGGGCCAAGGAGCACAATGGAGTGCCCCCCAGCCCCGACCATGCACCTCCCAGCCGGCGGGATGGCCAGCGGCTCAAGACAACCATGGGTAGCAGCTTCAGCTACCCTGACGTCAAGCTCAAAGGCATCCCTGTATATCGCTACCGCCCAGCCACCTCCCCGGCCCCTGATGTGGACTCCTGCTGCAAGGAGCCACTGGCTGAGCCCCCACCCATGCGGCACAGCCTGCCTAGCACCCTTGCCAGCAGCCCCCGAGGCTCCGAGGAGTACTACTCCTTCCACGAGTCGGACCTGGACCTGCCTGAGATAGGCAGCGGCTCCATGTCGAGCCGGGAGATTGATGTGCTCATCTTCAAGAAGCTAACAGAGCTTTTCAGCGTACACCAGATCGATGAGCTAGCCAAGTGCACTTCAGACACGGTGTTCCTGGAGAAGACCAGTAAGATCTCGGACCTTATCAGCAGCATCACCCAGGACTACCACCTGGATGAGCAGGATGCTGAAGGCCGCCTGGTACGCGGCATCATTCGCATCAGTACCCGAAAGAGTCGCACCCGCCCGCAGACCACAGAGGGGCGCTCAACCcgggctgctgcctctgctgctgctgctcctgacAGTGGCCATGAGACCATGGTGGGCTCAGGGCTCAGCCAGGATG AACTCACAGTGCAGATCTCCCAGGAGACAACTGCAGATGCCATCGCCAGAAAGCTGAGGCCTTATGGAGCCCCAG gATACCCAACCAGCCATGACTCGTCCTTCCAGGGCACCGACACAGACTCGTCAGGGGCACCCCTGCTCCAGGTGTACTGCTAA